The proteins below are encoded in one region of Streptomyces sp. NBC_00490:
- a CDS encoding DUF6210 family protein has product MTEPKRYVFLDPDGTGTGQGWMFVVVAAPTGVVYRTQGGGHGCVPYEQEGYPIPVFGRDLDHELKQIFVRELKGWGSRGLEWPHELLARLRKAVAVHLYGSADRDDTWPSPLVLDESRLAEADEAWVPVLTPDGPGFLAWENSDQPTRTHGRGPRVPRGPLAWSFQRHCRQRALTSPSEPAAGVPVMR; this is encoded by the coding sequence GTGACCGAGCCCAAGCGGTACGTCTTCCTCGACCCCGACGGCACCGGAACCGGTCAGGGCTGGATGTTCGTGGTCGTCGCGGCGCCGACCGGCGTGGTCTACCGGACCCAGGGCGGAGGACACGGCTGTGTGCCCTACGAGCAGGAGGGCTATCCGATCCCCGTGTTCGGGCGGGATCTCGACCACGAGCTGAAGCAGATCTTCGTGCGGGAGCTGAAGGGATGGGGTTCGCGCGGCCTGGAATGGCCGCATGAGCTCCTGGCCAGACTCAGGAAGGCGGTCGCCGTCCACCTCTACGGCTCCGCCGACCGCGACGACACCTGGCCCAGCCCCCTCGTCCTGGACGAGTCCCGCCTCGCCGAGGCCGACGAGGCATGGGTCCCGGTCCTCACCCCCGACGGCCCGGGCTTCCTGGCCTGGGAGAACTCTGACCAGCCGACGCGCACCCATGGCCGCGGCCCCCGAGTGCCGCGCGGTCCGCTCGCCTGGTCCTTCCAGCGCCACTGCCGGCAGCGGGCCCTGACATCGCCGTCCGAGCCCGCCGCCGGTGTGCCGGTCATGCGGTGA
- a CDS encoding CoA-binding protein: protein MYGDPATIRKILTESGDTWAIVGLSSNQRRAAYGVADVLQRYGKRIVPVHPKAETVHGEQGYPSLEAIPFDVDVVDVFVNSDLAGAVADEAVAKGAKAVWYQLGVIDEAAYERTRAAGLEMVMDRCPAIEIPRLG, encoded by the coding sequence GTGTACGGCGACCCAGCAACGATCCGCAAGATCCTCACCGAGAGCGGCGACACCTGGGCGATCGTGGGCCTGTCGTCGAACCAGCGGCGCGCGGCCTACGGTGTCGCGGACGTGCTCCAGCGGTACGGCAAGCGCATCGTGCCCGTGCACCCCAAGGCGGAGACGGTCCACGGCGAGCAGGGCTACCCCTCGCTGGAGGCGATCCCCTTCGACGTCGACGTCGTGGACGTGTTCGTCAACAGCGACCTCGCCGGTGCCGTCGCCGACGAGGCGGTCGCGAAGGGCGCCAAGGCCGTCTGGTACCAGCTCGGAGTGATCGACGAGGCCGCGTACGAGCGCACCCGGGCCGCCGGTCTGGAGATGGTCATGGACCGCTGCCCGGCCATCGAGATCCCGCGGCTCGGCTGA
- a CDS encoding SixA phosphatase family protein — translation MIARAGAGPLRRLVVLRHAKSAWPEGVPDHRRPLAPRGRRDAPAAGRALVEADFLPDLALCSTAVRARQTWDLASAQWGTPPPVRHDERLYGADAAELLDVVHEVPAEVETLLLVGHNPGLEELVLGLAGDGLDDTLERVHVKFPTSAIAVLTWRGTGWEALLPGTALLTAVTVARGKKE, via the coding sequence GTGATCGCGCGCGCCGGGGCGGGGCCGCTGCGCCGCCTTGTCGTGCTGCGACACGCCAAGTCCGCCTGGCCCGAGGGCGTCCCCGACCACCGGCGCCCACTGGCCCCGCGCGGCCGCCGGGACGCACCCGCCGCGGGCCGCGCGCTCGTCGAGGCCGACTTCCTGCCCGACCTCGCGCTGTGTTCCACCGCCGTCCGCGCCCGCCAGACCTGGGACCTCGCCTCCGCCCAGTGGGGCACCCCGCCACCCGTCCGGCACGACGAGCGCCTCTACGGCGCCGACGCGGCCGAACTGCTGGACGTCGTGCACGAGGTGCCCGCCGAGGTCGAGACGCTGCTGCTGGTCGGCCACAACCCCGGTCTGGAGGAGCTCGTCCTCGGTCTGGCGGGCGACGGCCTGGACGACACCCTGGAACGCGTCCACGTGAAGTTCCCCACCTCCGCCATCGCGGTACTGACCTGGCGCGGCACCGGCTGGGAGGCCCTCCTCCCCGGCACGGCCCTGCTGACCGCGGTGACGGTGGCAAGGGGCAAGAAGGAGTGA
- a CDS encoding YigZ family protein: MPDEYRTVAHAGVHETEVNRSRFLCALAPAATEREAQDFIASVRKEHTDATHNCFAYVIGADAAIQKASDDGEPGGTAGVPMLQMLLRRDMRYAVAVVTRYYGGVKLGAGGLIRAYGGAVGEALDVLGTITRRRFRLATVTVDHQRAGKLENDLRSTGREVRDVRYAEAVTIEIGLPDADVPAFEAWLADVTAGTAGFELGGEAYGDA, from the coding sequence ATGCCGGACGAGTACCGCACAGTCGCCCACGCGGGCGTGCACGAGACCGAGGTCAACCGCTCGCGCTTCCTGTGCGCCCTCGCCCCCGCGGCCACGGAGCGGGAGGCGCAGGACTTCATCGCCTCCGTCCGCAAGGAGCACACCGACGCCACCCACAACTGCTTCGCCTACGTCATCGGCGCCGACGCGGCGATCCAGAAGGCGAGCGACGACGGCGAACCCGGCGGCACCGCGGGCGTCCCCATGCTCCAGATGCTGCTGCGCCGCGACATGCGGTACGCCGTCGCCGTCGTCACCCGCTACTACGGCGGCGTCAAGCTCGGCGCGGGCGGTCTCATCCGCGCGTACGGCGGAGCGGTCGGCGAGGCCCTGGACGTCCTCGGCACGATCACCCGCCGCCGCTTCCGCCTCGCCACGGTCACCGTCGACCACCAGCGCGCCGGCAAGCTCGAGAACGACCTCCGCTCGACCGGCCGCGAGGTACGCGACGTGCGCTACGCCGAGGCGGTCACGATCGAGATCGGACTGCCGGACGCGGACGTCCCGGCCTTCGAGGCCTGGCTCGCCGACGTCACCGCCGGGACGGCCGGGTTCGAACTGGGTGGAGAGGCCTATGGCGATGCCTGA